CGCCGGCACAGGCGCTAAGCAGTAAAACTAGGGCAGAGATTAATAGGGTCTTCATTATTCAGGCCTGTTATTAAGAGTACTGTTTATGACGTACTCATATTTGTTATATTGGGATTCACTTCTCAGCACTTAATCAACATAGAGTAAGGTATGCAGCATTTAGCTAGAGAGTTAAGTATTGAAATAGCTTTGGCTTATAAAAAGGTTTGTTTTTATGAGCCAAGTATCGAGAGGAATTCTAGCGCTTTAGCTTCTTTTGATAAAGCGGTTGTTGACGATTATTGAGATATATCTCTAGGTCATCGATATAGCATTTTGCTTTATTGGTCTCCCAGGGGGCTAAAATATCGCCTTTAGACACTGTGCAAATTAACCTTTTAGCTTAGGGCTCGGCTCTATACTCTATATGGCATAAGACTAATACCTCTCAGAGCTGCTGTTTAGAGGGGCCATAAGTCTGGCCGTGTCCGCGGCCTGTGGATAATTACGGCTATTCCACTTCTATAATAACTGGTTTGAATAGTATTGCTTAGTTAGAGAGGAGGCTTCTCTATCGGGTTCTGGCGTTTCTGGTTATTTTAAAATATGACCCAATCTTGGTCAACAGAGGCCAAAAAGGCTTCAATCTATATAAGTGTTTGTTAATGTTGTACCGTGTCATGCTTATTTAATAAGCGTAGGACTCAGGTTGTGGTATAAAGATTCGTATCGAAAATAATCTATTCATTGTCAATCTTGACCATAGATGTGAATGGACTGCTTGATTCAAACAACTTGATTCAAACAACTGGGTTCAGCTCTTTACATGGCTGGCCTTCATTTTATTTATATCAATTGGCATCGGCGAATGTTTGTCTAATAACAGGCATAATCTCCATTGATAACTTGGATAAACTTGGATGATGTTTTGGGAAACCTTTATCGAATGTTAAGAAATCACCTGCCTGAACAGGGTACATAATATCGCCCATTGCTCATGAAACATGCCGTCTATATGACAAGATTGAATACTGTAAAACCCATTATTTGTCCAAATATTAGCATCATATTTATTTTGAGATAGCTAATTGAACCAAGATTTACATAATGGATTATCCATTAAATGAGTTTCAGCCTATAAGCTCTACTTCATATAGAGTAAGTATCACTTCATTTTTTTGATTTTTAAATCCGATGCTATAGTAGGTAAAAGGAATGATAAAGCCTGACTGGTAACATATTGATTCAGATCAATATCGAGTGAAATCATAGGTACTTAATTATTCTTAACAACTGCTAAATCATATTGTTTTAATCCGTGATCCGGCAATTACTACTGGGCATTATCATGGAACACTAGATTATTGTCTTGTCGATTATTTGGATTTATCAGTAGCTTGCCTGTTATCTCATGCTTACAGTTCTCTAATAGAAATAATGTCATTATGTATATTATGATGGCTTTAGACATAAGCAATTGAATGGCGATACATGGAATAGCTTATATTAATTGCAAATTAATTATCGAGTGCCGATAGTTATTGGTCATAGGGTAAACGTTAATTTTAAATACAAAAAAACCGGCATAAGCCGGTCTAATATACTACTTCTGTTTGATAGAAGTGGTTTAGATAAGGAAATCATCCATAGAACGACCCTGGTCTAGCTGACTTTTAAATACTGTTGGCATGCGGCCTTGGCCAGTCCAGTTGACTGCTTCACCATTCACGTCGATAGTATATTTAGCTGGACGTGGAGCACGCTTCTTAGGTGCAGGCTTAACCGTAGATGCACCTAGATCATCAATAGATAGTCCTACAGCTTCCATCTGTTTACGGATCTCATCTATCTTGGCATTTCTTTCTGCTGTAGCTTCTGCTTCAGCTTCGACTTGAGAGCTTCTTTCTGAGATAACTTTATCAAGTTTTACTGCCAGTTCTTGTAAATCTTCAATTGATAGTTCTTTAACTGCGGCTTTAAAACGGCGGCCATGAGTTAGTATTTCAAGAAAGTCGCTCATAATTATTTGGTCCATTTATATTAAGTTCATGATTAAATCATCAGACTTATAATAGGAATTATTAGAACAAGTTTCAAATGTTATTTTAAATTTGTTGGTTAATTATATATGGACTCATATTATATCCTATTTGTTTTTATTTTTTTTAGGTTAAAAATTACCATAAAAATAGATGTATCAAAAAAGATACAAACGGTCGTTTGAATCCCTGTTGACGTTAATGTTAACAGCACGTAAAGTGGTTCCACTTTGTGTAGGTGTTAACCTATACTCAAGCCTCTAATAAGACGTAAGAAGGAAGCCCTATGAAAGTATTGGTGCCTGTTAAGCGCGTTGTCGATGCTAATGTTAAAGTCAGAGTAAATGCTGACAATACCGATGTCGATACCGCTAACTTGAAAATGGCGATTAACCCTTTTTGTGAGATTGCCGTAGAAGAAGCCGTGCGCTTAAAAGAAGCTGGCGTGGTGTCTGAAATTGTAGTTGTTACAGTGGGGCCTAAGGCGGCACAAGAACAGCTACGTACGGCTATGGCTCTGGGAGCCGACCGTGGTATTCATATCGAAACTGAAGAGGCGTTAGTACCTTTATCTATTGCTAAGCTGCTTAATGCAGTTCAGGAAAAAGAACAGGCACAACTTATCATTTTAGGTAAGCAAACTATCGATGGTGATAATAATCAGACTGGGCAGATGTTGGCGGCATTGGCTAATATGCCTCAGGCGACATTTGCTTCAGAAGTTAAAGTCGAAGGGGATTGTCTTGCGGTGACACGTGAAGTCGACGGCGGCCTGCAGAGTATTTCTATTCCATTACCAGCGGTAGTGACGGTTGATTTGCGTTTAAATGTCCCTAGATACGCCAAGTTACCTAATATAATGAAAGCGAAGCGTAAGCCATTAGAGACCCTTGCTATTGATGATCTCGGCGTTAGCCTGAAGCAACATCAAACAGTATTGAAAGTGACTCCACCGGCTAAGCGTAAGGCAGGTGTTATGGTGGCGAGCGTTGCAGAACTGGCCGATAAGTTAAAGAATGAAGCGAAGGTGATCTAATGGCAATTTTAGTATTAGCAGAACATGATAATGCCAGCTTAAAGCTGGACACCGCCAAGGTTGTCGCTTGTGCTCAAGCCATAGGTGGAGATGTCGATGTCTTGATTGCCGGTGATGAATGCGCTGCAGTGGTAGATGCCGCCAAGCTACTTTCTGGAGTCAGACATGTTTTAGTTGCACAGTCGGCGCAATATGCCAACGGCTTCGCCGATAATGTGGCACAGCTTATTCTGGATCTTGCCGATGATTATGAACACATCCTGGCTGCAGCCACTAGCCAAGGTAAAGACACATTGCCACGGGTATCGGCGCTGCTCGATGTGGCTCAGTTATCGGAAGTGGTTGAAGTCGTGAGTTCTGATACCTTCGTTCGTCCAATATATGCAGGTAATGCATTAGCCACGGTTCAGAGCCATGATGCTAAGAAGGTACTAACCGTACGTACAAGTGCGTTCGATGCCGTAAGCAATGATGGTGCGGCAGATGTTGTCATTATAGATAAAGTATTCGATTCAGTGACTCAGTTTGTGTCTCAGAGCCTATCAAAATCTGAGCGACCCGAACTCGGTGCGGCTTCGGTCGTAGTCTCGGGTGGTCGTGGGTTAGGGAATGGTGAGAATTTCGCTATCTTAGAAAAGCTGGCAGATAAACTAGGCGGTGCACTGGGTGCTTCGCGAGCGGCAGTTGATGCAGGTTTCGTATCTAACGATCTGCAAGTGGGTCAAACCGGGAAGATAGTGGCGCCAGACTTATATATCGCTGTGGGTATTTCCGGTGCAATCCAGCATCTGGCTGGGATGAAAGATTCTAAAGTGATTGTTGCTATCAACAAGGATCCCGAAGCGCCTATCTTCCAGATTGCCGATTACGGTTTGGAAGCGGATCTGTTTGATGCGGTTCCTGAGCTAACGGATCTGCTCTAGATTGCTAACGAGATGCTGTTAAAGTGTAAAATCTGAGTTAATTATTCTGATTCAGGCTAAATAAGTGTGACCTTGGTCACGGTGGGCGGCTTTGGGGTAGAATCCTTAAAGCCGCTTATGTTTATATTAACTTTACGTTTTCATGCTGGCTTGAATCTAGTACCTAGCTTTTGTACTCGAATTCGACACATGATAAGCGTCCTGAGAAGTAGAGGTGCATTAAAAATCAGTAGTGATAGTCAGGGTGATACCGCTTATCTATCATGAAAGGGTTTGATGCCGAAGTAGTAATGCATATCACGGTTTACTACTGGGGCTGTATCGAATAGGTACAGCACTGCCATAGTGTCTCTTATCCGGATGATAAGAAGATTTTATACCTATTAATAAATGGTATTACTATGGAGCGCTACTGATAGGACAGGTGTTTTCAGATATCGCCAATATCCCACCAGTTCAGCAGCCTCCATTCGAACTAAAAATTAAGAATATAATCAAATGACGATTTTAAGTTATGCCGATTCGGCGCTTTCATTGCTGCCTCCAGCGGTTGCGATTCTGATGGCGATTGTTACTCGTCGGGTATTGCTCTCCTTGGGGTTGGGAATAGTACTCGGTGCTGTATTGATAAATGATTTCTCATTCATGGGAACGGGTCAATATTTAGGTGATCAAGTTGTCAGCCTATTCTGGGATGATGGTGCCCTCAATACGTGGAACATGTACCTTCTAGGCTTCTTGGTGCTATTAGGGATGATCACGGCCCTTATTACCGTGAGCGGTGCGGCTAATGCCTTTGCCGATTGGTCCAAAACGCGTATTAAGAGTAAGCGAGATGCAAAATTACTGACCATGTTCTTAGGTTGCGTGATCTTTATCGACGATTACTTCAACAGCTTAGTGGTTGGTAGTGTCGCCAGACCTCTGACAGACAGATATTATATCTCCCGCAGTAAGTTAGCCTATATTCTAGACTCGACAGCAGCACCAATCTGCGTGATTTCTCCCGTGTCGAGTTGGGGCGCCTATATCATCGCCTTGATCGGCGGTATTTTAACAGCCCATGGTTTCGCAGATACAGGGCATCTGAGTATCTTTGTTCAGATGATCCCAATGAATTTCTATGCCATATTTTCACTGTTACTTCTGCTTTGTGTCGCTTTCATGGATCTCAATGTCGGTCCCATGCGCCAACATGAGCTAAATGCACAAAAAGGCAATTTATATGATGAGGCAAAAGGGTTACCACCCGGTGCTAACTCAGATCTGCCTGAGGCTGAAAACGGTAAGATCCTTGGATTATTCCTGCCCATTATTGTGCTGGTCTTTGCGACCTTCTATTTCATGGTGAGTAGTGGTGGGGACGCTTTAGCGGCCAGCGGAAAAGCATTCAGTATTCTTGGTGCGTTTGAACATACCGATGTTGCCTCATCTCTGTTCTTCGGTGCCCTGGTCGGTTTTGTTGCGACTCTGGCCTTCGTCTTGATGCAAGGCTTAGATAAGTCATACCTTATTAAAGGCCTAGTTGCTGGTGCACGCTCTATGGTGCCCGCCATCTATATCTTACTATTCGCCTGGACGATTGCCGGCGTGATTGGTCAAGTAGAGACAGGAAAGTACATGGCGAGTCTGGCATCGGGCAATATTCCTTTTGCCTTATTACCTGCAGTCTTATTTGTTCTGGCGGGTGTGACGGCTTTCTCTACAGGAAGTAGTTGGGGTACTTTCGGTATCATGCTACCCATTGCCGCTGATATGGCCATGGGAACCCATACCAACATGATGCTACCTATGCTTGCAGCTGTGCTTGCCGGCGCGGTATTTGGTGATCATTGTTCACCTATATCCGATACGACAATCCTCTCCTCCACGGGAGCCAACTGTCATCATATCGATCATGTGATCACTCAACTGCCCTATGCCTTAATCGTTGCTGGGATCAGTCTTGGGGGCTATATCGTACTAGGCTTTACCGAGTCTCTGACAGCTGGACTGGTTACCTGTAGTATTTTATTCTTGATTAGTGTCTTAATCTTGAAGGTTAAATCTACCCAGGCCACTGGCTAGTAATTTGGGCTATGTCTTTGCTAGCCTAAGTGATGACTAACCAGTGAAATACCGCTCAATTGAGCGGTATTTTTTTGTCTGAAAATCAGCAGTGATCGAGTGGCTCGTTATCAAAATGAGTTTGTATTGGCCTGAATGGGGCGTTGGCACATGATTTTCACTATAAAAATTGTTAAGCTGTAGCCGAATTCACGTATAAGGAATATCAGTTTGGCACAGCTCTATTTTTATTATTCGGCGATGAATGCCGGTAAGTCTACTTCTCTCTTGCAGTCTTCATATAATTATCGCGAGCGAGGCATGAACACCTTAGTGATGACGGCTTCAATCGATGACAGATACG
This portion of the Shewanella violacea DSS12 genome encodes:
- a CDS encoding electron transfer flavoprotein subunit alpha/FixB family protein, with translation MAILVLAEHDNASLKLDTAKVVACAQAIGGDVDVLIAGDECAAVVDAAKLLSGVRHVLVAQSAQYANGFADNVAQLILDLADDYEHILAAATSQGKDTLPRVSALLDVAQLSEVVEVVSSDTFVRPIYAGNALATVQSHDAKKVLTVRTSAFDAVSNDGAADVVIIDKVFDSVTQFVSQSLSKSERPELGAASVVVSGGRGLGNGENFAILEKLADKLGGALGASRAAVDAGFVSNDLQVGQTGKIVAPDLYIAVGISGAIQHLAGMKDSKVIVAINKDPEAPIFQIADYGLEADLFDAVPELTDLL
- a CDS encoding H-NS histone family protein yields the protein MSDFLEILTHGRRFKAAVKELSIEDLQELAVKLDKVISERSSQVEAEAEATAERNAKIDEIRKQMEAVGLSIDDLGASTVKPAPKKRAPRPAKYTIDVNGEAVNWTGQGRMPTVFKSQLDQGRSMDDFLI
- a CDS encoding Na+/H+ antiporter NhaC family protein, encoding MTILSYADSALSLLPPAVAILMAIVTRRVLLSLGLGIVLGAVLINDFSFMGTGQYLGDQVVSLFWDDGALNTWNMYLLGFLVLLGMITALITVSGAANAFADWSKTRIKSKRDAKLLTMFLGCVIFIDDYFNSLVVGSVARPLTDRYYISRSKLAYILDSTAAPICVISPVSSWGAYIIALIGGILTAHGFADTGHLSIFVQMIPMNFYAIFSLLLLLCVAFMDLNVGPMRQHELNAQKGNLYDEAKGLPPGANSDLPEAENGKILGLFLPIIVLVFATFYFMVSSGGDALAASGKAFSILGAFEHTDVASSLFFGALVGFVATLAFVLMQGLDKSYLIKGLVAGARSMVPAIYILLFAWTIAGVIGQVETGKYMASLASGNIPFALLPAVLFVLAGVTAFSTGSSWGTFGIMLPIAADMAMGTHTNMMLPMLAAVLAGAVFGDHCSPISDTTILSSTGANCHHIDHVITQLPYALIVAGISLGGYIVLGFTESLTAGLVTCSILFLISVLILKVKSTQATG
- a CDS encoding electron transfer flavoprotein subunit beta/FixA family protein gives rise to the protein MKVLVPVKRVVDANVKVRVNADNTDVDTANLKMAINPFCEIAVEEAVRLKEAGVVSEIVVVTVGPKAAQEQLRTAMALGADRGIHIETEEALVPLSIAKLLNAVQEKEQAQLIILGKQTIDGDNNQTGQMLAALANMPQATFASEVKVEGDCLAVTREVDGGLQSISIPLPAVVTVDLRLNVPRYAKLPNIMKAKRKPLETLAIDDLGVSLKQHQTVLKVTPPAKRKAGVMVASVAELADKLKNEAKVI